A region of Streptomyces sp. WMMC500 DNA encodes the following proteins:
- a CDS encoding IclR family transcriptional regulator, with the protein MARNIQSLERAAAVLRLLAGGERRLGLSDVASTLGLAKGTAHGILRTLQQEGFVEQDPVSGRYQLGAELLRLGNSYLDVHELRARALPWTDDLARASGESVHLGVLHHQGVLIVHHVFRPDDSRQVLEIGAMQPLHSTALGKVLCAVDPVAHAEAAEGDRKALTPATVTESAEFEQILELTRARGWGSDVEETWDGIASVAAPVRDRRGMPVGAVGVTGAVERLCPGGELRPELVAAVRDCARAVARDLGAGRF; encoded by the coding sequence GTGGCACGGAACATCCAGTCGCTCGAACGAGCGGCTGCGGTGCTGCGCCTGCTGGCCGGAGGAGAGCGGCGCCTCGGCCTGTCGGACGTCGCCTCGACGCTGGGGCTGGCCAAGGGCACGGCGCACGGCATCCTGCGCACGCTCCAGCAGGAGGGCTTCGTCGAGCAGGACCCGGTCTCCGGCCGGTACCAGCTCGGCGCCGAGCTGCTGCGCCTGGGCAACAGCTATCTCGACGTGCACGAGCTGCGCGCCCGCGCCCTGCCCTGGACCGACGACCTGGCCCGGGCCAGCGGCGAGAGCGTGCACCTCGGCGTGCTGCACCACCAGGGCGTGCTCATCGTCCACCACGTCTTCCGCCCCGACGACAGCAGGCAGGTGCTGGAGATCGGCGCCATGCAGCCGCTGCACAGCACGGCGCTGGGCAAGGTCCTGTGCGCCGTGGACCCGGTGGCGCACGCCGAGGCCGCGGAGGGCGACCGCAAGGCGCTCACGCCCGCCACGGTCACCGAGTCGGCCGAGTTCGAGCAGATCCTGGAGCTGACCCGCGCCCGCGGCTGGGGCTCGGACGTCGAGGAGACCTGGGACGGCATCGCCTCCGTCGCCGCCCCCGTACGCGACCGACGGGGCATGCCCGTGGGCGCCGTCGGCGTCACCGGCGCGGTGGAGCGCCTCTGCCCCGGCGGCGAACTGCGGCCGGAGCTGGTGGCCGCGGTGCGCGACTGCGCCCGGGCGGTGGCCAGGGACCTGGGCGCCGGCCGCTTCTGA
- the metH gene encoding methionine synthase — protein MASQPSQPAASQQTRADALREALATRVVVADGAMGTMLQAQEPTLEDFEQLEGCNEILNVTRPDIVRSVHDEYFAAGVDCVETNTFGANHAALAEYDIADRIFELSESGVRVARESADAYTAGDGRQRWVLGSMGPGTKLPTLGHVAYDTLRDAYQQNAEGMIAGGADALLVETTQDLLQTKSAVLGARRALAATGVDLPLICSVTVETTGAMLLGSEIGAALTALEPLGVDMIGLNCATGPAEMSEHLRYLARHSRVPLSCMPNAGLPVLGKDGAHYPLTPGELADAQETFVREYGLSLVGGCCGTTPEHLRQVTERVRDLRPGERSPRPEPGAASLYQTVPFRQDTSYLAIGERTNANGSKKFRTAMLEGRWDDCVEMARDQIREGAHMLDLCVDYVGRDGAADMAELAGRFATASTLPLVLDSTEVDVIRAGLEKLGGRAVINSVNYEDGDGPESRFARVAALAREHGAALMALTIDEEGQARTAEHKVAIAERLIEDLTGNWGIHESDILIDCLTFTICTGQEESRGDGVATIEAIRELKRRHPDVQTTLGLSNISFGLNPAARVVLNSVFLDECVKAGLDSAIVHASKILPIARLEEEQVQVCLDLIHDRRRPAQGDEPAYDPLQRLLELFEGVDTKSMKAGKAEELAALPLDERLKRRIIDGEKNGLEADLDTALAERPALEIVNETLLDGMKVVGELFGSGQMQLPFVLQSAEVMKTAVAYLEPHMEKVEDGEGGSGKGTIVLATVRGDVHDIGKNLVDIILSNNGYNVVNLGIKQPVSAILEAAEEHAADVIGMSGLLVKSTVIMKENLEELNQRRLASRYPVILGGAALTRAYVEQDLHEVYEGEVRYARDAFEGLRLMDALIGVKRGVPGAELPELRPRRVRAVPTPAAAGADDERAPARSDVATDNPVPTPPFWGTRVVKGIQQADYASWLDEGALFKGQWGLKAPRGGDGPSYEDLVAAEGRPRLRGLLDRLHTGNLLEAAVVYGYFPCVSKGDDLIVLGDDGGERTRFTFPRQQRGRRLCLADFFRPEDSGETDVVGFQIVTVGSKIGEATAELFAADSYREYLELHGLSVQLAEALAEYWHARVRAELGYGGEDPAQIEDMFALKYRGARFSLGYGACPDLEDRAKIAELLEPERIGVKLSEEFQLHPEQSTDAIVIHHPEAKYFNAR, from the coding sequence ATGGCCTCGCAGCCGTCCCAGCCCGCCGCCAGCCAGCAGACCCGAGCCGACGCACTCCGCGAGGCCCTCGCCACCCGTGTGGTGGTGGCCGACGGCGCCATGGGCACGATGCTCCAGGCGCAGGAGCCCACCCTGGAGGACTTCGAGCAGTTGGAGGGCTGCAACGAGATCCTCAACGTCACCCGCCCCGACATCGTGCGCTCCGTGCACGACGAGTACTTCGCGGCCGGTGTCGACTGCGTGGAGACGAACACCTTCGGCGCCAACCACGCCGCCCTCGCCGAGTACGACATCGCGGACCGGATCTTCGAGCTGTCCGAGTCCGGCGTGCGCGTCGCCCGCGAGTCCGCCGACGCGTACACGGCGGGCGACGGCCGCCAGCGCTGGGTCCTCGGCTCCATGGGCCCGGGCACCAAGCTGCCGACCCTCGGCCACGTCGCGTACGACACGCTCCGCGACGCCTACCAGCAGAACGCCGAGGGGATGATCGCCGGCGGCGCCGACGCGCTGCTCGTCGAGACCACCCAGGACCTGCTGCAGACCAAGTCCGCCGTCCTCGGCGCCCGCCGGGCGCTGGCCGCCACCGGCGTGGACCTGCCGCTCATCTGCTCGGTGACCGTCGAGACCACCGGCGCCATGCTGCTCGGCAGCGAGATCGGCGCCGCGCTCACCGCGCTGGAGCCGCTGGGCGTCGACATGATCGGGCTGAACTGCGCGACCGGCCCGGCCGAGATGAGCGAGCACCTGCGCTACCTCGCCCGGCACTCCCGGGTGCCGCTGTCCTGCATGCCCAACGCCGGCCTCCCGGTCCTCGGCAAGGACGGCGCGCACTACCCGCTGACCCCCGGAGAACTGGCCGACGCCCAGGAGACGTTCGTCCGCGAGTACGGGCTGTCCCTGGTCGGCGGCTGCTGCGGCACCACCCCCGAGCACCTGCGGCAGGTGACCGAGCGGGTACGGGACCTGCGGCCGGGCGAGCGCTCGCCCCGGCCCGAGCCGGGGGCCGCGTCGCTGTACCAGACGGTGCCGTTCCGCCAGGACACCTCGTACCTGGCGATCGGCGAGCGCACCAACGCCAACGGCTCGAAGAAGTTCCGCACCGCGATGCTCGAAGGCCGCTGGGACGACTGCGTGGAGATGGCCCGCGACCAGATCCGCGAGGGCGCCCACATGCTCGACCTCTGCGTCGACTACGTCGGCCGCGACGGCGCCGCCGACATGGCCGAACTCGCGGGCCGGTTCGCCACCGCCTCCACGCTGCCCCTCGTGCTGGACTCCACCGAGGTCGACGTGATCCGCGCCGGCCTGGAGAAGCTCGGCGGCCGGGCCGTCATCAACTCCGTCAACTACGAGGACGGCGACGGCCCCGAGTCCCGCTTCGCCCGCGTCGCGGCCCTCGCCCGCGAGCACGGCGCCGCCCTGATGGCGCTGACCATCGACGAGGAGGGCCAGGCCCGCACCGCCGAGCACAAGGTCGCCATCGCCGAGCGGCTGATCGAGGACCTCACCGGCAACTGGGGCATCCACGAGTCCGACATCCTCATCGACTGCCTGACGTTCACCATCTGCACCGGCCAGGAGGAGTCCCGCGGCGACGGCGTCGCCACCATCGAGGCGATCCGCGAGCTCAAGCGCCGCCACCCCGACGTGCAGACCACGCTCGGCCTGTCGAACATCTCCTTCGGCCTCAACCCGGCCGCCCGGGTCGTGCTCAACTCCGTCTTCCTGGACGAGTGCGTGAAGGCCGGGCTCGACTCCGCGATCGTGCACGCCAGCAAGATCCTGCCCATCGCCCGGCTGGAGGAGGAGCAGGTGCAGGTCTGCCTGGACCTCATCCACGACCGGCGCCGCCCGGCGCAGGGCGACGAGCCCGCGTACGACCCGCTGCAGCGCCTGCTGGAGCTGTTCGAGGGCGTCGACACCAAGTCGATGAAGGCGGGCAAGGCCGAGGAACTGGCCGCGCTGCCGCTCGACGAGCGGCTGAAGCGGCGGATCATCGACGGCGAGAAGAACGGCCTGGAGGCCGACCTCGACACCGCGCTCGCCGAGCGGCCCGCCCTGGAGATCGTCAACGAGACGCTGCTGGACGGCATGAAGGTCGTCGGCGAGCTGTTCGGCTCCGGGCAGATGCAGCTTCCGTTCGTGCTCCAGTCCGCCGAGGTGATGAAGACCGCGGTGGCCTATCTGGAGCCGCACATGGAGAAGGTCGAGGACGGCGAGGGCGGCTCCGGCAAGGGCACGATCGTGCTGGCCACCGTGCGCGGCGACGTGCACGACATCGGCAAGAACCTCGTCGACATCATCCTGTCCAACAACGGCTACAACGTGGTCAACCTCGGCATCAAGCAGCCGGTCTCGGCCATCCTGGAGGCCGCCGAGGAGCACGCGGCCGACGTCATCGGGATGTCCGGGCTGCTGGTGAAGTCCACGGTGATCATGAAGGAGAACCTGGAGGAGCTGAACCAGCGCCGGCTGGCCTCCCGGTACCCGGTCATCCTCGGCGGCGCGGCCCTCACCCGCGCGTACGTCGAGCAGGACCTGCACGAGGTCTACGAGGGCGAGGTCCGCTACGCCCGCGACGCCTTCGAGGGACTGCGCCTCATGGACGCCCTCATCGGCGTCAAGCGCGGCGTCCCCGGCGCCGAGCTGCCCGAGCTGCGCCCCCGCCGGGTGCGGGCGGTCCCCACGCCGGCCGCGGCCGGCGCGGACGACGAGCGCGCCCCCGCCCGCTCCGACGTGGCCACGGACAACCCCGTGCCCACCCCGCCGTTCTGGGGCACCCGGGTCGTCAAGGGCATCCAGCAGGCCGACTACGCCTCCTGGCTGGACGAGGGCGCGCTGTTCAAGGGCCAGTGGGGGCTGAAGGCGCCGCGCGGCGGCGACGGACCCTCGTACGAGGACCTGGTCGCCGCCGAGGGCCGGCCGCGGCTGCGCGGGCTGCTGGACCGCCTGCACACCGGCAACCTGCTGGAGGCCGCCGTCGTCTACGGCTACTTCCCCTGCGTCTCCAAGGGCGACGACCTGATCGTCCTCGGCGACGACGGCGGCGAGCGCACCCGCTTCACCTTCCCGCGGCAGCAGCGGGGCCGGCGGCTGTGCCTGGCGGACTTCTTCCGCCCGGAGGACTCCGGCGAGACGGACGTCGTCGGCTTCCAGATCGTCACCGTCGGCTCGAAGATCGGCGAGGCCACGGCCGAGCTCTTCGCCGCCGACTCCTACCGCGAGTACCTGGAGCTGCACGGGCTCTCCGTACAGCTCGCCGAGGCGCTGGCGGAGTACTGGCACGCGCGGGTACGCGCCGAGCTGGGCTACGGCGGCGAGGACCCGGCGCAGATCGAGGACATGTTCGCGCTGAAGTACCGTGGCGCGCGGTTCTCGCTCGGCTACGGTGCGTGCCCGGACCTTGAGGACCGGGCGAAGATCGCCGAGCTGCTGGAGCCGGAGCGGATCGGGGTGAAGCTCTCCGAGGAGTTCCAGTTGCACCCCGAGCAGTCCACGGACGCGATCGTCATCCACCACCCCGAGGCGAAGTACTTCAACGCGCGCTGA
- a CDS encoding HAD family phosphatase, producing MTGSIPAEGTRTAQGTAPVRHVRTARGTTLQAVLLDMDGTLVDTEGFWWAAEVSVFAEFGHELTEEQRQVVVGGPMSRSAAYLIATTGADIGLTELAGRLNTRFEELIDGDVPLMPGARRLLTELAAHDVPTALVSASHRRIIDRVLRSLGHEFHLSVAGDEIPRTKPHPDPYLHAAAALGADTRRCAVVEDTLTGVTAAEAAGCAVVAVPSVAPIEPAPGRHLVRSLTEVDLPFLRSVVDRLQ from the coding sequence ATGACCGGCAGCATCCCCGCTGAAGGCACCCGAACGGCCCAGGGCACCGCCCCGGTCCGCCACGTGCGTACAGCGCGCGGTACGACCCTGCAGGCCGTGCTGCTCGACATGGACGGCACCCTGGTCGACACCGAGGGCTTCTGGTGGGCCGCGGAGGTCTCGGTCTTCGCCGAGTTCGGCCACGAGCTGACCGAGGAGCAGCGCCAGGTCGTCGTCGGCGGCCCGATGTCGCGCAGCGCCGCGTACCTCATCGCCACCACCGGCGCCGACATCGGCCTGACCGAGCTGGCCGGCCGCCTCAACACCCGCTTCGAGGAGCTGATCGACGGCGACGTGCCCCTGATGCCCGGCGCCCGGCGGCTGCTCACCGAACTCGCCGCGCACGACGTGCCCACGGCCCTGGTCTCCGCCTCCCACCGGCGCATCATCGACCGGGTGCTGCGCTCCCTGGGCCACGAGTTCCACCTCTCCGTGGCCGGCGACGAGATCCCGCGCACGAAGCCCCACCCCGACCCGTACCTGCACGCCGCGGCCGCCCTCGGGGCCGACACGCGGCGCTGCGCCGTGGTCGAGGACACCCTCACGGGCGTGACGGCGGCGGAGGCGGCCGGCTGCGCCGTCGTGGCGGTGCCGTCGGTGGCGCCGATCGAGCCGGCGCCGGGACGGCACCTCGTGCGTTCCCTGACGGAAGTCGATCTCCCCTTTCTCCGCTCCGTAGTCGACCGCCTCCAGTGA
- a CDS encoding ABC transporter substrate-binding protein produces MIRKSLVLPALLGLLVPVAASCGVVGDSGGDGDAIVVGTTDRLELTEENPAPLDPATAYDINSWNVLHNTFQTLMRMPRTGSEPAPDAAEQCVFADRLSEQYRCTLRDGLKFTNGHDLTAEDVKFSIERMLEIKNPNGPFPLLANVDTVETPDERTVVFHLRTPDATFPLKLATPAAAIVDSEVYEKDKLYEGFEIAGSGPYSLKVEHDDDVATKAVYTGNGDYKGQLDPQNDAVEVRYFDDSKSMEDAIAGGDVDVMGRSLEPEQINRLDDDTDGDVSLYETPGAEIAYLVFDVKNPTVEDRAVRRATAEVIDRTKIAREVYQRTVEPLFAMIPRGIIGHNTAFHDAYGDRPDVDSARELLRDAGVETPVRLTLNYTTDHYGETTKAEFEELRDQLNSSGLFEVTVKGDTWETYKKNYAENKYAVYGLHWYPDFPDPDTFTAPFVGEENFTYNNYESSVIEDLIPRTRQEAQRERTTDSFERVQDVLATDVPYLPLWQGKQYIAARDTVTGAEWALNSSSTLQLWELRRGLSE; encoded by the coding sequence ATGATTCGTAAGTCGTTGGTGCTGCCCGCGTTGCTGGGCCTGCTCGTCCCGGTTGCCGCCTCCTGCGGGGTGGTGGGCGATTCCGGTGGAGACGGTGACGCGATCGTGGTCGGCACGACCGACAGGCTGGAGCTGACCGAGGAGAACCCCGCCCCCCTCGACCCGGCCACGGCGTACGACATCAACTCCTGGAACGTGCTGCACAACACCTTCCAGACGCTGATGCGGATGCCGCGTACGGGCTCGGAGCCCGCCCCCGACGCCGCCGAGCAGTGCGTCTTCGCCGACCGGCTCAGCGAGCAGTACCGCTGCACGCTCCGCGACGGCCTGAAGTTCACCAACGGCCACGACCTCACCGCCGAGGACGTCAAGTTCTCCATCGAGCGGATGCTGGAGATCAAGAACCCCAACGGCCCGTTCCCGCTGCTCGCCAACGTCGACACGGTGGAGACCCCCGACGAGCGGACCGTGGTCTTCCACCTCAGGACGCCGGACGCCACCTTCCCCCTCAAGCTCGCCACCCCCGCCGCGGCCATCGTCGACAGCGAGGTCTACGAGAAGGACAAGCTCTACGAGGGCTTCGAGATCGCCGGCTCCGGCCCGTACAGCCTGAAGGTGGAGCACGACGACGACGTCGCCACCAAGGCCGTCTACACCGGCAACGGCGACTACAAGGGCCAGCTCGACCCGCAGAACGACGCGGTCGAGGTCCGCTACTTCGACGACTCCAAGAGCATGGAGGACGCCATCGCCGGCGGCGACGTCGACGTGATGGGCCGCAGCCTGGAGCCCGAGCAGATCAACCGCCTCGACGACGACACCGACGGCGACGTCAGCCTCTACGAGACGCCCGGCGCGGAGATCGCCTACCTCGTCTTCGACGTGAAGAACCCGACCGTCGAGGACCGGGCCGTGCGCCGCGCGACGGCCGAGGTGATCGACCGGACGAAGATCGCGCGCGAGGTCTACCAGCGCACCGTCGAGCCGCTGTTCGCGATGATCCCGAGGGGCATCATCGGCCACAACACCGCCTTCCACGACGCCTACGGCGACCGTCCGGACGTCGACAGCGCCCGCGAACTGCTGCGGGACGCAGGCGTGGAGACGCCCGTCCGGCTCACCCTGAACTACACCACCGACCACTACGGCGAGACGACGAAGGCCGAGTTCGAGGAGCTGCGCGACCAGCTCAACAGCTCCGGCCTGTTCGAGGTCACCGTCAAGGGCGACACGTGGGAGACGTACAAGAAGAACTACGCGGAGAACAAGTACGCCGTCTACGGTCTCCACTGGTATCCCGACTTCCCCGACCCCGACACGTTCACCGCGCCGTTCGTCGGCGAGGAGAACTTCACCTACAACAACTACGAGAGCTCCGTCATCGAGGACCTGATCCCGCGGACCCGCCAGGAGGCACAGCGGGAGCGCACGACGGACAGCTTCGAGCGGGTGCAGGACGTCCTCGCGACCGACGTCCCGTACCTCCCGCTCTGGCAGGGCAAGCAGTACATCGCGGCGCGCGACACCGTCACGGGGGCGGAGTGGGCGCTCAACTCGTCCTCGACGCTGCAGCTCTGGGAGCTGCGGCGCGGGCTGAGCGAGTAG
- a CDS encoding ABC transporter substrate-binding protein, producing the protein MKKAVQRLAPPLGAAMATVLLAAGCGSDSGPGAGSGDAVVMGMTDEVTAIDPAAGYDVGSWLVFNNVFQSLLSFPKGATEPEPEAAKECAFEDADSRVYTCKLQDGLTFSNGSDLTSEDVKFSFERTIGIDDPAGPAVMLDSIGAIETPDELTVTFRLDYPDATFPMKIASGAGSIVDGDSYPADKLREDGKAVGSGPYKLDSYQEGKEADFSVNSGYKGTAEVQNSGMTLKLYGDSGGDDRLKADLESGDIDLAYRGLAMRDIAELQDQAGAGQQIQLVEGTSAEVQHLVFNMDDPVAGNPAVRKAFAYLIDRNALVREVYEGTAEELYSIVPAGITGHNTAFYDTYGDRPDPARAEQVLREAGIDEKVRVTLHATPERYGPGTVPSFELIAEQLNASGLFQADVESVPLDEFEKGVEKGAYGVYVKGWVPDYPDPDNFTAPFFGEGNVLANNYDPGRITSELIPATAAQSERTATVDAYGELQDIVADQLPVIPLWQGKQYAAARENILGLEWTLDASTVFRFWEISKGSE; encoded by the coding sequence GTGAAGAAGGCTGTCCAGCGGCTCGCCCCACCCCTCGGCGCCGCCATGGCCACCGTGCTGCTCGCGGCCGGCTGCGGCTCGGACTCCGGACCGGGGGCCGGCTCCGGCGACGCGGTGGTGATGGGCATGACCGACGAGGTCACGGCCATCGACCCCGCGGCGGGCTACGACGTCGGCTCCTGGCTGGTGTTCAACAACGTCTTCCAGTCCCTGCTGAGCTTCCCCAAGGGAGCCACCGAGCCCGAGCCCGAGGCGGCGAAGGAGTGCGCCTTCGAGGACGCCGACAGCCGCGTCTACACCTGCAAGCTGCAGGACGGGCTGACGTTCTCCAACGGCTCCGACCTCACCTCCGAGGACGTGAAGTTCTCCTTCGAGCGCACCATCGGCATCGACGACCCGGCGGGCCCCGCCGTCATGCTCGACTCGATCGGCGCGATCGAGACGCCCGACGAGCTGACCGTGACCTTCCGGCTGGACTACCCCGACGCGACCTTCCCCATGAAGATCGCCTCCGGCGCCGGCTCGATCGTCGACGGCGACTCCTACCCCGCGGACAAGCTGCGCGAGGACGGCAAGGCCGTCGGGTCCGGCCCGTACAAGCTGGACTCCTACCAGGAGGGCAAGGAGGCCGACTTCTCCGTCAACTCCGGCTACAAGGGCACCGCGGAGGTCCAGAACTCCGGGATGACGCTGAAGCTGTACGGCGACTCCGGCGGCGACGACAGGCTGAAGGCGGACCTGGAGAGCGGCGACATCGACCTGGCGTACCGCGGCCTGGCGATGAGGGACATCGCGGAGCTGCAGGACCAGGCCGGGGCCGGCCAGCAGATCCAGCTCGTCGAGGGCACCAGCGCCGAGGTGCAGCACCTGGTCTTCAACATGGACGACCCGGTCGCCGGCAACCCCGCGGTGCGCAAGGCGTTCGCCTACCTCATCGACCGCAACGCGCTGGTCCGCGAGGTCTACGAGGGCACCGCCGAGGAGCTGTACTCGATCGTCCCCGCCGGTATCACCGGCCACAACACCGCCTTCTACGACACCTACGGCGACCGGCCCGACCCGGCCAGGGCCGAGCAGGTGCTGCGCGAGGCGGGCATCGACGAGAAGGTGCGCGTGACGCTGCACGCCACGCCCGAGCGCTACGGGCCCGGCACCGTGCCGTCCTTCGAGCTGATCGCCGAGCAGCTCAACGCCAGCGGCCTGTTCCAGGCGGACGTCGAGTCCGTTCCGCTGGACGAGTTCGAAAAGGGCGTCGAGAAGGGCGCGTACGGCGTCTACGTCAAGGGCTGGGTGCCGGACTATCCGGATCCGGACAACTTCACCGCGCCGTTCTTCGGCGAGGGCAACGTGCTGGCCAACAACTACGACCCGGGCCGGATCACCAGCGAGCTGATCCCCGCGACCGCCGCGCAGTCGGAGCGTACGGCCACGGTGGACGCCTACGGCGAGCTGCAGGACATCGTCGCCGACCAGTTGCCCGTGATACCGCTCTGGCAGGGCAAGCAGTACGCCGCCGCGCGGGAGAACATCCTCGGCCTGGAGTGGACGCTCGACGCCTCGACGGTCTTCCGCTTCTGGGAGATCTCGAAGGGCTCGGAGTGA
- a CDS encoding response regulator transcription factor yields the protein MAIRVLLVDDQPLLRTGFRMILEAEQDIAVVGEAGDGLQALDQVRALQPDVVLMDIRMPRMDGVEATRQITGAGRDGPAKVLVLTTFDLDEYVVEALRAGASGFLLKDAPAGELVQAIRVVAAGDAMLAPSITRRLLDKFATKLPTGEQDVPDTLGTLTEREVEVLKLVARGLSNAEIAADLFVSETTVKTHVGHVLTKLGLRDRVQAAVYAYESGLVRPGGS from the coding sequence GTGGCCATCCGCGTCCTGCTCGTCGACGACCAGCCGCTGCTGCGCACCGGCTTCCGCATGATCCTGGAGGCCGAGCAGGACATCGCCGTCGTCGGCGAGGCCGGCGACGGACTGCAGGCGCTCGACCAGGTCCGGGCGCTGCAGCCGGACGTGGTGCTGATGGACATCCGGATGCCCCGCATGGACGGCGTGGAGGCCACCAGGCAGATCACCGGCGCCGGCCGGGACGGGCCCGCGAAGGTGCTGGTGCTGACCACCTTCGACCTCGACGAGTACGTGGTGGAGGCGCTGCGCGCCGGGGCCAGCGGCTTTCTGCTGAAGGACGCGCCGGCCGGCGAGCTGGTGCAGGCGATCCGGGTGGTGGCCGCGGGGGACGCGATGCTGGCCCCGAGCATCACCAGGCGGCTGCTCGACAAGTTCGCCACGAAGCTGCCGACGGGAGAGCAGGACGTGCCGGACACGCTGGGCACGCTCACCGAGCGGGAGGTCGAGGTGCTCAAGCTGGTCGCCCGCGGGCTGTCGAACGCGGAGATCGCCGCCGACCTGTTCGTCAGCGAGACGACGGTGAAGACCCACGTGGGCCACGTGCTGACCAAGCTGGGCCTGCGCGACCGGGTGCAGGCCGCGGTGTACGCGTACGAGAGCGGGCTGGTGCGCCCCGGCGGTTCCTGA